In one window of Erinaceus europaeus chromosome 17, mEriEur2.1, whole genome shotgun sequence DNA:
- the SWAP70 gene encoding switch-associated protein 70 isoform X3, with translation MGGLKDELLKAIWHAFTALDLDHSGKVSKSQLKIEYLLKKLTETMSSSWQQEQSAQHRIGFDDSRDGLSVWELIELIGNGQFSKGMDRQTVSMAINEVFDELILDVLKQGYMMKKGHRRKNWTERWFVLRPNRISYYVGEDLKDKKGDILLDENCCVEPLPDKDGKKCLFLIKCFDKTFEISASDKKKKQEWIQAIHSAIHLLKLGSAPPHKEARQRRRELRKKALAEQEELERQMQELQAANESKQQELEAVRKKLEEAASRAAEEEKKRLQTQVDLQTRFSTELEREKLIRQQMEEQVAQKSSELGQYLQRVRELEDMYLQLQAALEDERQARLDEETVRKLQARLLEEESSKRAELEKWHLEQQQAIQTTEAEKQELENQRVIKEQALQEAMAQLSQLELERKQALEQYEGVKRKLEMATSKTKSWKDKVAQHEGLIRLVEPGSKNPHLITNWGPAAFTQAELEEREKNWKGKKTTE, from the exons ATTGAGTACCTGCTGAAGAAACTTACTGAAACTATGAGCAGCAGCTGGCAGCAAGAGCAGTCTGCACAGCACAGGATCGGCTTCGATGACAGCAGGGACGGCCTCTCTGTGTGGGAACTTATTGAGCTTATTGGAAACGGACAGTTCAGCAAAGGCATGGATCGGCAGACGGTGTCCATGGCGATTAACGAAGTGTTTGACGAGCTGATACTGGATGTGCTGAAACAG GGTTACATGATGAAAAAAGGCCATCGACGGAAAAACTGGACTGAACGCTGGTTTGTTCTGAGACCCAACAGAATTTCTTACTATGTGGGTGAGGATCTGAAGGATAAGAAAGGGGACATTCTCTTGGATGAAAACTGCTGTGTAGag CCCTTGCCTGACAAAGATGGGAAGAaatgtctctttctcataaaatgttTTGATAAGACCTTTGAAATCAGTGCttcagataagaaaaagaaacaggagtGGATTCAGG CCATCCATTCTGCTATCCATCTGCTGAAGCTGGGCAGCGCCCCGCCACACAAAGAAGCCCGCCAGCGCCGGAGAGAGCTGCGGAAGAAGGCGCTGGCGGAGCAGGAGGAGCTGGAGCGGCAGATGCAGGAGCTGCAGGCCGCCAATGAGAGCAAGCAGCAGGAGCTGGAGGCCGTGAGGAAG AAACTGGAAGAAGCAGCGTCTCGTGCcgcggaggaagagaagaaacgcCTCCAGACTCAAGTGGACCTTCAGACCAGGTTCAGCACAGAGCTGGAACGGGAAAAGCTC ATCAGACAGCAGATGGAGGAGCAGGTGGCGCAGAAGTCGTCCGAGCTGGGGCAGTATCTGCAGCGGGTGCGCGAGCTGGAGGACATGTACCTGCAGCTGCAGGCGGCTCTGGAGGACGAGAGACAAGCCCGGCTGGACGAGGAGACTGTGCGCAAGCTTCAGGCCAG GCTGCTGGAGGAAGAATCTTCCAAGCGGGCTGAGCTGGAGAAGTGGcacctggagcagcagcaggccaTTCAGACCACGGAGGCGGAGAAGCAGGAGCTGGAGAACCAGCGTGTCATTAAAGAGCAGGCCCTGCAGGAAGCCATGGCGCAGCTGTCACAGCTGGAGCTGGAGCGGAAACAGGCGCTGGAGCAGTACGAG GGAGTTAAAAGGAAGCTGGAGATGGCAACTAGCAAGACCAAGAGCTGGAAGGACAAAGTGGCCCAGCACGAAGGGTTGATCCGACTGGTGGAGCCAG GTTCGAAAAATCCTCACCTGATCACTAACTGGGGCCCCGCAGCTTTCACCCAGGCAGAActcgaagagagagagaagaactggAAAGGGAAAAAGACCACAGAGTGA